The nucleotide sequence tttcttaatacACCATGAATGATAATAGGtttgttaaaaaattttaaatggaaaaaaattatatttatagataaaaaagagaaaagttaaaatatttcaaatatgggaatatatatataaaatgacacataaacaataaaatgtattataCTCATAAGGTAAAATATAATAGGCTGTACgaattatacatatatatatatatattattgataagttaaaaaacaaacaaaaaaaagaaattatattataataaaaaggagatagacatatattcatatattgtgaattaatatatatatataatatatttatttatattattatattttaatttttaaaaaattgtCAATTTTCTTGGTATATCATTAACTAATTTTTCTTCGTACCAGCTTTTTCCGAAATCACCAATTTCATCTTGAAACGTATAGctacaaaaataataagataataaaatgtatatggatatttatatgtatgtgtAAATGtgacatatataaatcattataatataaaaaaaaagaaaaaatacTTTATAGAATATATGTTGTATATTTTTGCTTCTCCTTTTTGTATTACCTCTCATCCTCCTTGTCTTGAATGTTTTCCTTTTGTTTATTCATTTGTTTAATTCTTTTCTTCAGCAATAAGTTGAAAGAAGCTACAAggtttaaaaaatataaaaacacgaaaatgaatata is from Plasmodium gaboni strain SY75 chromosome Unknown, whole genome shotgun sequence and encodes:
- a CDS encoding hypothetical protein (conserved Plasmodium protein, unknown function), coding for NKDRKKVGENKKDEYNTCSNPFLHKEDIKPFDISNMEYDNTGSEIEEETKLQQKKIQQASFNLLLKKRIKQMNKQKENIQDKEDESYTFQDEIGDFGKSWYEEKLVNDIPRKLTIF